In Allomuricauda ruestringensis DSM 13258, the following proteins share a genomic window:
- a CDS encoding VOC family protein — translation MKNRVTGLGGFFFKSKDPNYIKQWYKNHLGLNTDQYGCTFWWKDKEDNDCSTQWSPMDEKTEYFKPSEKQFMMNFRVENLVELLEVLKIEGVTVVGEIEEYEYGKFGWILDPEGNKLELWEPIDKAFL, via the coding sequence GAAAAATAGAGTTACTGGACTGGGCGGTTTTTTCTTTAAAAGCAAAGACCCAAACTACATCAAACAATGGTATAAAAACCATTTGGGGCTCAACACCGACCAATATGGCTGCACATTTTGGTGGAAGGATAAAGAAGACAATGATTGCTCTACCCAATGGAGTCCGATGGATGAAAAAACGGAATATTTTAAACCAAGTGAAAAGCAATTTATGATGAATTTTAGAGTAGAAAACTTGGTAGAACTACTCGAAGTTTTGAAAATAGAAGGGGTCACTGTAGTGGGCGAAATCGAAGAATATGAATATGGGAAATTTGGTTGGATCCTAGATCCCGAAGGTAATAAATTGGAACTTTGGGAACCTATTGACAAAGCCTTTCTTTAG
- a CDS encoding aspartate kinase: MRVFKFGGASVKDADAIKNVVNVLQEVGYNDTLVVISAMGKITNAMEKVVESYFNDKDAVQESLQEVMEYHNSILLDLFQNPNHPVYGKVKVLFEEVKGFLAWNKSPKYAFVYDQVVCYGELLSTTIVSAYLNEIGISNTWLDVRTLIKTDSNNRDAQVNWERSQQEVVSNVDISKLNITQGFLGSDDNNFTTTLGREGSDYSAAILAYCLNAESVTIWKDVPGVLNADPRNFENAQLLDKISYREAIELAFYGASVIHPKTLQPLQRKEIPLKVKSFVNPKNKGTTVGKGAGIEPKIPCFIVKKDQVLLKLSSLDFSFIVEDNISEIFKLFHDHRLKVDLIQNSAISFSVCLDNKFRGLPPLLEELKRKFKVVCHEDVSLYTIRHFNDDSVKSLQNGKSVLVEQRGKETVQLVVK; this comes from the coding sequence ATGAGGGTATTTAAGTTTGGGGGAGCATCCGTTAAAGATGCAGATGCGATTAAAAATGTGGTCAACGTTTTACAGGAAGTAGGTTACAACGACACCTTGGTGGTGATTTCCGCAATGGGTAAAATTACCAATGCCATGGAAAAGGTGGTGGAATCCTATTTTAATGATAAAGACGCCGTTCAAGAATCCTTACAAGAAGTGATGGAATATCACAACAGCATATTGTTGGATCTATTCCAAAACCCCAACCATCCAGTTTATGGTAAAGTAAAGGTACTTTTTGAGGAGGTAAAAGGCTTTTTGGCATGGAACAAATCACCCAAATATGCATTTGTTTATGATCAAGTGGTTTGTTATGGCGAATTATTATCCACTACAATAGTAAGTGCATACTTAAATGAGATCGGTATTTCCAATACATGGTTGGATGTCCGTACCCTTATCAAAACAGATAGCAATAACAGGGATGCCCAAGTAAATTGGGAGCGCTCACAACAAGAAGTGGTTTCCAATGTGGATATATCCAAACTGAACATTACCCAAGGTTTTTTGGGTAGCGACGATAACAATTTTACCACTACCTTGGGAAGGGAGGGCTCCGATTATTCCGCTGCAATTTTGGCATATTGTCTCAACGCCGAATCGGTAACTATTTGGAAGGATGTGCCGGGAGTTTTAAATGCAGACCCAAGAAATTTTGAGAATGCCCAATTGTTGGACAAGATTTCTTACCGAGAAGCCATTGAGCTTGCATTTTATGGAGCTTCCGTAATTCACCCCAAGACATTGCAGCCTTTGCAGCGAAAAGAAATCCCCTTAAAGGTAAAATCCTTTGTAAACCCAAAAAACAAAGGAACCACAGTGGGTAAAGGCGCGGGAATAGAACCTAAAATCCCCTGTTTTATCGTAAAAAAAGATCAAGTGCTGTTAAAACTTTCTTCCCTTGACTTTTCTTTTATCGTCGAGGACAATATCAGCGAAATCTTCAAACTGTTCCATGATCATAGGCTCAAGGTAGACCTTATCCAAAACTCTGCCATTAGCTTTTCCGTTTGTTTGGACAATAAATTCCGAGGACTTCCCCCCTTATTGGAAGAACTCAAAAGAAAATTTAAGGTAGTGTGCCACGAAGATGTTTCACTTTATACCATTCGTCATTTTAACGATGATTCGGTCAAATCCCTTCAAAATGGAAAGTCCGTTTTGGTAGAGCAAAGAGGTAAGGAAACGGTTCAATTGGTTGTAAAATAA
- a CDS encoding GNAT family N-acyltransferase yields the protein MGLVSAKEVAKVIHLDKYGFLGTFVGWLLMVATRISTINRFYDKNKDLSGPEFLDAILNHYEIDFEIPEEDIKRLPKSGPYITISNHPLGGIDGVLLLKLLLKERPDYKIIANFLLHRIEPMKDYIMPVNPFENHKDAKSSIVGFKNALQHLRDGHPLGIFPAGEVSTYRDGKLVVDRPWEEAAIKLIRKAEVPVVPIYFHARNSRLFYRLSKIDDVFRTARLPSELTSQSRRPIKVRIGQPISVNTQNEEETLEDFAELLRKKTYLLANAFEKERFIDKVPTSLKIPKPPQKIATAISAEVLEGEIDKLREKDCRMLQSKNYEVFLAQAKDMPFCLNEIGRQREVTFREVGEGTNNAIDLDKFDSYYHHLFLWDNDKKAIVGAYRMGLGSEIFKKYGIDGFYLQDLFRFEPELYGMMEKSIEMGRAYIVKEYQQKPMPLFLLWKGIVHTTLRHPEHRYLIGGVSISNQFSNFSKSLMIEFMKSNYWDPYVAQYIRPKKEFKVKLKDADKEFVFDETQADLNKFDKLISEVEPGSLRLPVLIKKYIKQNAKVVAFNVDPLFNNSVDGLMYIRIADLPESTVKPVMEEFQAELERKVAEGNGTVEED from the coding sequence ATGGGCTTGGTTTCTGCTAAAGAGGTGGCGAAAGTCATCCATCTGGACAAATATGGCTTTTTGGGCACGTTTGTAGGATGGCTTTTAATGGTAGCCACTAGGATTAGCACCATCAATAGATTTTACGACAAAAACAAAGATCTTTCTGGTCCAGAATTCCTCGACGCTATTTTGAACCACTACGAAATCGACTTTGAGATTCCGGAAGAGGATATCAAACGCTTGCCCAAATCAGGCCCATACATCACCATTAGTAATCATCCTTTAGGTGGCATAGATGGTGTGTTGTTGCTCAAACTATTATTAAAGGAAAGACCCGATTATAAAATTATAGCCAACTTTTTATTGCACAGGATAGAACCTATGAAGGACTACATTATGCCTGTGAATCCTTTTGAAAACCATAAAGATGCGAAAAGTAGTATTGTTGGTTTCAAAAATGCGCTCCAACATTTAAGAGATGGACATCCACTTGGTATTTTTCCGGCTGGGGAAGTATCCACTTATCGGGATGGTAAATTGGTGGTAGACCGACCGTGGGAAGAAGCTGCCATAAAACTGATCAGAAAGGCCGAAGTGCCTGTGGTGCCCATATATTTCCACGCTCGCAACAGTCGATTGTTTTACCGGCTGTCCAAAATAGACGATGTATTCCGAACGGCGAGGCTGCCCTCCGAGCTTACCTCACAGAGCCGAAGGCCCATTAAGGTGCGTATCGGTCAGCCCATATCCGTAAATACCCAGAATGAGGAAGAGACTTTGGAAGATTTTGCAGAGCTTCTTCGGAAAAAGACCTATTTGCTGGCGAATGCTTTTGAAAAGGAACGTTTTATAGACAAGGTTCCCACTTCTCTTAAAATCCCAAAACCGCCCCAGAAAATCGCCACTGCAATAAGTGCAGAGGTGTTAGAAGGTGAGATTGATAAACTACGGGAGAAGGACTGTCGCATGTTGCAAAGCAAGAACTACGAAGTGTTTTTGGCCCAGGCCAAGGATATGCCCTTTTGTTTGAACGAGATTGGACGACAACGTGAAGTAACTTTCCGGGAAGTAGGAGAGGGTACCAACAATGCCATTGATTTGGACAAGTTTGATTCCTACTACCACCATTTGTTTTTATGGGACAACGATAAAAAGGCCATAGTTGGTGCTTACCGTATGGGCTTGGGATCGGAAATCTTCAAAAAATATGGTATTGATGGTTTTTACCTTCAAGATCTTTTCCGATTTGAACCCGAATTATACGGAATGATGGAGAAATCCATCGAAATGGGCAGAGCTTATATTGTAAAAGAGTATCAGCAAAAACCCATGCCCCTTTTCTTGCTTTGGAAAGGAATTGTGCATACGACCTTGAGGCATCCAGAACACCGATATTTGATCGGAGGAGTAAGTATCAGTAACCAGTTCTCCAATTTTTCAAAATCGTTGATGATCGAGTTTATGAAATCGAACTATTGGGATCCTTATGTAGCACAATATATCCGACCCAAAAAAGAGTTCAAGGTTAAGTTGAAAGATGCCGACAAGGAGTTTGTGTTTGATGAGACACAGGCAGACCTGAACAAGTTTGATAAACTGATTAGCGAAGTGGAGCCAGGTAGCTTACGATTGCCTGTTCTAATTAAAAAATACATTAAGCAAAACGCCAAAGTAGTGGCCTTTAACGTGGATCCGTTGTTCAATAATTCGGTGGATGGGTTAATGTATATTCGTATTGCAGACCTCCCAGAAAGTACGGTAAAGCCTGTTATGGAAGAATTTCAGGCCGAGCTGGAGCGCAAAGTGGCAGAGGGCAATGGAACTGTGGAAGAAGATTAA
- a CDS encoding GNAT family N-acetyltransferase, protein MVVRNMKPSDWENVSKIYLEGIATGFATFEAKVPSYEQWDKAHTEHCRLVAEKDGEIMGWAALSPVSSRCVYGGVGEVSVYIADKSRGMGVGKLLMQHLIEESEKAGFWTIQSGIFPENTASIKLHKKAGFRYIGKRERVGKIHGVWKDNLLFEKRSNKVGMN, encoded by the coding sequence ATGGTCGTAAGAAATATGAAACCTTCGGATTGGGAAAATGTCTCAAAAATTTATTTAGAGGGAATAGCCACGGGCTTCGCTACTTTTGAAGCTAAAGTCCCAAGCTACGAACAATGGGACAAAGCCCACACGGAACACTGCCGATTGGTAGCGGAAAAGGATGGTGAAATCATGGGATGGGCTGCCCTTTCGCCCGTATCCAGCCGTTGTGTATATGGTGGCGTGGGCGAGGTCAGCGTTTACATTGCTGATAAAAGTCGCGGTATGGGCGTTGGCAAACTACTGATGCAACATTTAATCGAAGAAAGTGAAAAAGCCGGTTTTTGGACCATACAATCCGGTATATTTCCAGAAAACACAGCCAGCATCAAATTACATAAAAAGGCTGGTTTCCGCTATATTGGAAAACGTGAACGTGTCGGCAAAATCCATGGGGTTTGGAAGGATAATTTATTGTTTGAAAAACGTAGCAACAAAGTTGGAATGAATTAA